In Bifidobacterium adolescentis ATCC 15703, the sequence ATGGATCAACGGCCTGACATGCCTCAAACGCTGCGGTCTGGGCATCAAGGAGATGCGGCACTACACGCAACTCTGTCTTAAAGGTGAGTCATCGATACCGGAACGTCAGGAAATCCTTGCCGAAAAACGCGAGCATCTGGAGACGCAACTGGAGGAACTGCGTAAAGCCATCGCATACATCGATGAAAAACAGCGCTTCTACGCCGACGTGACTGCCGGCAGGACGGCATACTGCAGCAACGTCATCGACACGACGCAAAGCGACTGACTGCGTTCCGTAGGTGATTTTTGCGTTCCGTAGGCGGTCAGCTTCGAATCCGGACACGAGCAAACGCCTAATTCCAGGCATCTCGCCGATGCTTATCCGGCAG encodes:
- a CDS encoding MerR family transcriptional regulator, coding for MAITAVPLHKNMKTYTMKQACKLTGMNYEALKFYCNSGLVPGLKRDQNNRRVFDERCIAWINGLTCLKRCGLGIKEMRHYTQLCLKGESSIPERQEILAEKREHLETQLEELRKAIAYIDEKQRFYADVTAGRTAYCSNVIDTTQSD